A stretch of DNA from Gimesia chilikensis:
ACCAGGGGGGAGTCCTGCATGGAAACAGGACAGGTGGTATGAGTCGTGAATTTCTTAATTATCGAAAGGAACTTCCCCGCTCGCAAGCCAGTCCTCGCGGATTTCGCTGCATTCGCATAAACTCCCTGCCGGGACAATTGTCGATTTGCGATTGGTCTGCACCGCCATTAGAATGAATGGAATCCTAACCAGACATCAATCATCCGATTCCCGCCTTTCCCGCTCTCAGAAGAAAGAACATCATGAATCGCTGTCTTTACGCAATGCTCTGCCTGCTGCTGGTCTGTGTTTCAGTCACACCAGCGTCCGCTGCTCCGCAACAGAAAAATGTGCTTGTAATCGTGGTCGACGACCAGGGTTTTCAGGCCGGCTGTTACGGTAATAAAGTCATCAAAACGCCGGGCATCGACATGCTGGCCGAATCAGGAACCCGCTTCACCCGGGCCCACTGCACGACCGCCAGTTGTTCCGCCAGTCGTTCCGTGATCATGACGGGCCTGTATAACCACGCGACCGGTCACTACGGACACGCTCACAGCTACAACCACTTCAGCACTTACACTACGGTGAAGTCGCTGCCCATCATTCTGGAAGAAGCCGGCTACCGGACCTGCTCAATCGGAAAATATCATCTGGCTCCCGAATACGTTTATCATTTCCAGGAGTATCGTAATAAAGGCATCCAGGGAAATCGCAACTCCGCAAAGATGGCGGCGAACGCGAAAGAGTGGATCACCGAAGACGACGACCGTCCTTTCTTCCTCTACTACTGCAGCAGCGATCCCCACCGTGGCGGCGGCCCCGATGGTTACTCCAACTTCAATGATGATCCCGATCACTACCCCGGCGTAACGCCGATCACATACAAGCCCGAACAGATTGTCGTGCCACCGTGGCTGCCCAATCATCAGGAAGTCAAAGAGGAACTGGCTGAGTACTACCAGGCGATTTCCCGTCTCGACCAGGGTGTGGTCTCACTGATCAATACACTCAAAGAGACCGGCCACTGGGAAGACACGCTGGTCATGTTCCTCAGCGATAACGGACCTCCCTTCCCCGGCGCGAAAACGAACCTTTATCAGCCGGGCATGAACCTGCCGCTGATCGTGCGGGATCCGACACAGGAAAAAAAGGGCATCACTACCGATGCCCTCGTCACCTGGGCCGACCTCGTGCCGACGATTCTGGATTACTGTGAAGTCACTCCCAAGCCGGTTCCCCCGATCCGTCCCACCGAAAATAACGGCAAGCGGACCACGGGTCGCGGCAAACCCGTGCCTTACAAATTCCACGGTCGCTCATTCCGCAGTGCCT
This window harbors:
- a CDS encoding sulfatase, with translation MNRCLYAMLCLLLVCVSVTPASAAPQQKNVLVIVVDDQGFQAGCYGNKVIKTPGIDMLAESGTRFTRAHCTTASCSASRSVIMTGLYNHATGHYGHAHSYNHFSTYTTVKSLPIILEEAGYRTCSIGKYHLAPEYVYHFQEYRNKGIQGNRNSAKMAANAKEWITEDDDRPFFLYYCSSDPHRGGGPDGYSNFNDDPDHYPGVTPITYKPEQIVVPPWLPNHQEVKEELAEYYQAISRLDQGVVSLINTLKETGHWEDTLVMFLSDNGPPFPGAKTNLYQPGMNLPLIVRDPTQEKKGITTDALVTWADLVPTILDYCEVTPKPVPPIRPTENNGKRTTGRGKPVPYKFHGRSFRSALSKEHAPDYDEHYASHTFHEITMYYPMRVIISGKYKYIFNIAHELPYPFASDLYRSPTWQGVLKRGDKMYGQRTVYAYLNRPRHELYDLVADPYEGKNLAFEPEHQETLEKLQKKLKAWQEKTKDPWVLKWEYE